The following are encoded in a window of Chlorocebus sabaeus isolate Y175 chromosome 22, mChlSab1.0.hap1, whole genome shotgun sequence genomic DNA:
- the DUSP7 gene encoding dual specificity protein phosphatase 7, producing the protein MKNQLRGPPARAHMSTSGAAAAGGTRAGSEPGAGSGSGAGTGAGAATGAGAMPCKSAEWLQEELEVRGGASLLLLDCRPHELFESSHIETAINLAIPGLMLRRLRKGNLPIRSIIPNHADKERFATRCKAATVLLYDEATAEWQPEPGAPASVLGLLLQKLRDDGCQAYYLQGGFNKFQTEYSEHCETNVDSSSSPSSSPPTSVLGLGGLRISSDCSDGESDRELPSSATESDGSPVPSSQPAFPVQILPYLYLGCAKDSTNLDVLGKYGIKYILNVTPNLPNAFEHGGEFTYKQIPISDHWSQNLSQFFPEAISFIDEARSKKCGVLVHCLAGISRSVTVTVAYLMQKMNLSLNDAYDFVKRKKSNISPNFNFMGQLLDFERTLGLSSPCDNHAPSEQLYFSTPTNHNLFPLNTLEST; encoded by the exons ATGAAAAACCAGCTCCGCGGCCCCCCAGCGCGGGCGCACATGTCGACTTcgggggcggcggcggctggGGGCACCCGGGCGGGGTCCGAGCCCGGTGCGGGGTCGGGGTCCGGCGCAGGCACCGGGGCGGGCGCGGCGACGGGAGCAGGGGCCATGCCCTGCAAGAGCGCCGAGTGGCTGCAGGAGGAGCTGGAGGTGCGCGGCGGCGCGTCCCTGCTGCTGCTCGACTGCCGGCCGCACGAGCTCTTCGAGTCGTCGCACATCGAGACGGCCATCAACCTGGCCATCCCAGGCCTCATGTTGCGCCGCCTGCGCAAGGGCAACCTGCCCATCCGCTCCATCATCCCCAACCACGCCGACAAGGAGCGCTTCGCCACGCGCTGCAAGGCGGCCACTGTGCTGCTCTATGACGAGGCCACGGCCGAGTGGCAGCCCGAGCCCGGCGCTCCCGCCTCCGTGCTCGGCCTGCTCCTACAGAAGCTGCGCGACGACGGCTGCCAGGCCTACTACCTCCAAG GTGGTTTCAACAAGTTTCAGACAGAGTACTCTGAGCACTGCGAGACCAACGTGGACAGCTCTTCCTCACCGAGCAGCTCGCCACCCACCTCAGTGCTGGGCCTGGGGGGCCTGCGCATCAGCTCTGACTGCTCCGACGGCGAGTCGGACAGAGAGCTGCCCAGCAGTGCCACCGAGTCGGACGGCAGCCCTGTGCCATCCAGCCAACCAGCCTTCCCTGTCCAGATCCTGCCCTACCTCTACCTCGGCTGCGCCAAGGACTCCACCAACCTGGACGTGCTCGGCAAGTACGGCATCAAGTATATCCTCAACGTCACACCCAACCTACCCAATGCCTTTGAGCACGGCGGCGAGTTCACCTACAAGCAGATCCCCATCTCTGACCACTGGAGCCAGAACCTCTCCCAGTTCTTCCCTGAGGCCATCAGCTTCATTG ATGAAGCCCGCTCCAAGAAGTGTGGTGTCCTAGTGCACTGCCTGGCAGGCATCAGCCGCTCAGTGACGGTCACTGTGGCCTATCTGATGCAGAAGATGAACCTGTCACTCAACGACGCCTATGACTTTGTCAAGAGAAAAAAGTCCAACATCTCGCCCAACTTCAACTTCATGGGGCAGCTGCTGGACTTTGAGCGGACGCTGGGGCTAAGCAGCCCGTGCGACAACCATGCACCGAGTGAGCAGCTCTACTTTTCCACACCCACCAACCACAACCTGTTCCCACTCAATACGCTGGAGTCCACGTGA